In Acipenser ruthenus chromosome 53, fAciRut3.2 maternal haplotype, whole genome shotgun sequence, the following proteins share a genomic window:
- the LOC131723163 gene encoding neoverrucotoxin subunit alpha-like, translated as MANTGDETLEMAALGRPFQLGMLYDCRKDSLIPGITLWNPEELQGSINERTHPITEFSVSTSDSIEDKASALKMDASLKASLLGGLVQVGGAAKYFNDTQKSTRQSRVTLQYYTTTRFENLTMNHLAKGKVSHPSVFEDKTATHVVTAVLYGAQAYFVFDRQVSSEEKKQEIHGEMELAISKIPTIKINGQGSIDLKETEKAEVEKFECTFYGDFHLESNPSTYQDAVKAYSTLPELLGDKGENAVPMKVWLYPLIKLDSRAARLERNISDYLVTSAQTVLEQFNTIEMQSNDMIKDIVTQTFPEVNEKIQQLKQRGTLYKLNFMSKLSAVLPSIRGGVQEEESLGEILNNHEESPFNFKEQHDWLNSNEREINAVRRCLAILKDIHAVSSVNELDEEELNNETENIVCFTFTSLHEPEPYLEDLKNYLETQASKNIQSSIPSKYLHQESKQWVSSETNLKIKMYLKVFQELVNINRENKKTKFFIVSKEDQEFPGACILLHENGSSKYIHFKIPAKPDVPEVCDVTHDSVTLKVVPPSSDADQKLKYHLEYKCINQKEWTIQSSTDKTETLTVSGLKPNTEYEFRYTVEGKLGYSVSSDTTSKVKTTSPPAQDTVNEVAVYSLQAPEPRNRAEFLKYSWQLTLDPNTAHRNLCLSEGNRKVTWRRETQRYPDHSERFDSRSQVLCREGLSGTRCYWEIEWSGEWASIGVTYKGISRKGWDCSCGLGSNDKSWSVYCSDSNYTARHNNNETTITAPHSPRIGVYLDFNAGTLSFYGVSDTMTLLHRFQTTFTEPLYPGFRLWGSDSSVTICHLN; from the exons ATGGCTAATACAGGGGATGagacgctggagatggcagctctCGGACGACCCTTCCAGCTGGGAATGCTGTATGACTGCCGGAAGGATAGCCTCATTCCAG GAATTACGTTGTGGAACCCAGAAGAACTACAAGGCAGCATAAATGAAAGAACCCACCCGATAACCGAGTTCAGCGTCAGCACCTCGGACTCCATTGAAGATAAGGCTTCTGCTTTGAAAATGGACGCTTCCCTGAAGGCGAGTCTCCTGGGGGGTTTGGTTCAAGTGGGTGGAGCTGCAAAGTACTTCAACGACACACAGAAATCAACAAGACAATCCCGAGTCACTCTGCAGTACTACACAACAACACGATTTGAGAATCTGACCATGAATCACCTGGCCAAAGGGAAAGTGTCTCACCCCAGCGTGTTTGAAGACAAGACAGCGACTCACGTGGTCACCGCTGTGCTGTACGGAGCTCAGGCGTATTTCGTATTCGACCGGCAGGTATCCTCAGAGGAGAAGAAACAGGAAATCCATGGAGAAATGGAGCTTGCAATAAGTAAAATACCTACAATTAAAATCAATGGTCAAGGCTCTATTGACCTGAAGGAAACAGAAAAAGCTGAAGTTGAAAAATTTGAATGTACATTTTATGGAGATTTTCATCTCGAATCTAACCCATCGACTTACCAAGATGCTGTGAAAGCCTACTCAACTCTTCCAGAATTGCTCGGGGACAAAGGAGAGAACGCAGTGCCTATGAAGGTCTGGCTGTACCCGTTAATCAAGCTGGACTCCAGGGCTGCCAGGCTGGAAAGGAACATAAGTGACTACTTGGTAACATCTGcgcaaactgttttagagcaatTTAATACAATTGAAATGCAAAGCAACGACATGATAAAAGACATTGTTACCCAAACGTTTCCTGAAGTCAATGAGAAGATTCAACAACTGAAACAAAGGGGCACGCTGTACAAGCTGAATTTCATGAGCAAACTGTCCGCTGTGCTGCCTTCCATCCGCGGAGGTGTGCAAGAGGAAGAATCACTCGGAGAGATTTTAAACAATCACGAAGAGTCCCCTTTTAACTTTAAAGAACAACATGATTGGCTGAACAGCAATGAAAGAGAAATCAATGCAGTGAGACGTTGCCTTGCTATTTTAAAAGACATACATGCTGTATCTTCTGTGAATGAGCTAGATGAGGAAGAATTAAACAATGAGACTGAAAATATTGTTTGCTTTACCTTCACCTCGCTGCACGAGCCAGAACCATATCTGGAAGATTTAAAAAACTACCTTGAAACCCAAGCGAGTAAGAACATTCAAAGTTCAATTCCTAGTAAGTATTTGCATCAGGAGAGCAAGCAATGGGTGAGCAGCGAAACTAATCTgaagataaaaatgtatttgaaggtATTCCAGGAGTTAGTGAACATCAACAgggaaaataagaaaacaaagttCTTCATAGTGTCTAAGGAAGACCAGGAGTTTCCTGGAGCCTGCATTCTCCTGCATGAAAATGGATCGtcgaaatacatacatttcaagatCCCAGCAAAACCTGACGTCCCTgaggtctgtgatgtcacccatGACAGTGTGACTCTGAAGGTGGTGCCTCCCAGTAGTGATGCTGATCAGAAACTAAAATACCATCTGGAGTATAAGTGTATTAATCAGAAGGAATGGACAATTCAATCCAGCACTGATAAAACAGAGACCCTCACTGTATCAGGATTGAAACCGAATACAGAGTATGAATTTAGATACACAGTGGAAGGGAAGTTGGGGTATTCTGTGAGCAGTGACACAACCAGCAAAGTCAAGACAACAAGCCCACCTGCACAAGACACAG tgaatgaagttgcagtttacagtctgcaggctccagagccaaggaacagagctgagtttttaaaat attcctggcagctcacactggaccccaacacagcgcatagaaacctctgtctgtctgaagggaacagaaaagtgacatggaggagagagacccagagatatcctgaTCACTCAGAGAGATTTGACAGCCGgtcccaagtgctttgcagagagggtttgtctgggactcgctgttactgggagattgagtggagtggggaatgggcttctataggagtcacatataaaggaatcagcaggaaaggatggGATTGTTCCTGTGGCCTTGGAtccaatgacaagtcctggagtgtgTACTGCTCTGATTCCAATtacactgcccggcacaataacaatgaaactacaataactgccccccactcccccagaataggagtgtatctggactttaatgccggcacgctgtccttttatggcgtctctgacacaatgaccctcctgcacagattccaaaccacattcactgagccgctctatcctgggtttaggcTTTGGGGTTCTGattcctctgtaacaatctgccatctgaactag
- the LOC131723184 gene encoding piggyBac transposable element-derived protein 4-like, translated as MSRKRYEAIAWTLHISDPEEDKENDQKKGTPQHDRLFRLRPLLDSLLLSCKAYYHPRQNLSIDERMVASKARIGFKQYMKAKPIKWGFKLFVLADAHNGYTCDFNIYTGKSKSDSGKGLSYDSVMNLIKVSYLGTGYHVYVDNFYTSTTLFRDLYKLKFGACGTIRETLQGFPQTKENALPKKADRGTIRWIRSDKLLYTKWMDTREVTMCSSIHKVYTGDKVQRRVRNEDGTWGMRNVPVPTPVKAYNQHMGGVDLSDALIKYYNMAQKTQKWYKKIFYHFIDIAVVNSFLLHKELAQAQTTKALSQKTFREELCKQLVDIGLVEQEAIVSTGKLCVPVAITEGKELDPSMKSSFGRRHCALCKEGKLRNKTPWKCEACDVPLCVIVDRNCFKKRHMR; from the coding sequence ATGTCCAGGAAGAGATATGAAGCCATCGCTTGGACTCTGCACATAAGTGACCCAGAGGAAGATAAAGAGAATGATCAGAAGAAAGGAACTCCACAACACGATCGCCTCTTCCGTCTCAGACCCCTCTTGGATTCCCTCCTCCTGTCCTGCAAGGCATACTACCACCCCCGACAGAACCTTTCAATTGATGAACGCATGGTGGCCTCAAAAGCCAGGATCGGGTTCAAGCAGTACATGAAAGCAAAGCCGATAAAATGGGGCTTCAAGCTGTTCGTGCTGGCTGATGCCCACAACGGGTACACATGTGATTTCAACATCTACACAGGAAAATCCAAATCAGATTCTGGGAAAGGACTGAGTTATGACTCCGTTATGAACCTCATAAAGGTGTCATACTTAGGCACAGGGTACCATGTGTATGTTGACAATTTCTACACCAGCACAACACTGTTCCGGGACCTTTACAAGCTCAAATTTGGAGCATGTGGGACCATTAGAGAAACTCTTCAGGGCTTCCCACAGACAAAAGAAAATGCCCTCCCTAAAAAAGCTGATAGGGGGACAATTCGCTGGATACGAAGTGACAAACTGCTGTACACCAAGTGGATGGATACACGTGAAGTGACGATGTGCAGTTCCATTCATAAAGTGTACACAGGAGACAAAGTCCAGAGACGGGTAAGGAATGAAGATGGGACTTGGGGAATGCGGAATGTTCCTGTTCCTACTCCTGTAAAGGCCTACAATCAGCACATGGGAGGAGTGGATCTGTCAGATGCCCTTATAAAATACTACAACAtggcacagaaaacacaaaagtGGTACAAGAAAATTTTTTATCATTTCATTGACATTGCTGTTGTCAACAGTTTTTTGCTCCATAAGGAATTGGCACAGGCTCAAACTACAAAGGCACTTTCACAGAAAACGTTTAGAGAGGAGCTGTGCAAGCAGCTGGTGGACATCGGGCTTGTGGAGCAGGAGGCCATTGTGAGTACAGGTAAACTCTGTGTCCCTGTAGCCATTACAGAGGGCAAGGAACTCGACCCCTCCATGAAGTCCTCCTTCGGGCGTAGACACTGTGCTTTGTGCAAGGAAGGGAAACTCAGGAACAAAACGCCCTGGAAATGCGAAGCCTGTGATGTGCCATTATGTGTCATTGTGGACAGAAACTGCTTCAAGAAACGGCACATGCGTTAG